In Synechococcus sp. Nb3U1, one DNA window encodes the following:
- a CDS encoding methylated-DNA--[protein]-cysteine S-methyltransferase: MSFSIPLYWDRLTDGIPAALAADLILVSDGHALLALEFSPFERRLREQMEKRFREVDWIPRANLQGVREAVRAYFAGEWDPIQALPVNPGGTPFQQQVWQMLRGIPVGETRTYGELAAQLGHPHGARAVGMANARNPIAIVIPCHRVIGAGADLRGYAGGLERKRWLLAHEANQAPVCVELRTGTDTPVQLSLIG; this comes from the coding sequence ATGTCTTTTTCAATCCCTTTGTACTGGGATCGCCTGACCGACGGGATCCCGGCTGCCCTTGCGGCTGACCTGATCCTAGTTTCGGATGGACATGCTCTGCTGGCGCTGGAGTTTTCCCCTTTCGAAAGACGCCTACGGGAACAGATGGAAAAACGCTTCCGTGAGGTGGATTGGATCCCTAGGGCGAACCTACAGGGGGTTAGGGAGGCGGTACGGGCCTACTTTGCTGGGGAATGGGATCCCATCCAGGCGTTGCCCGTGAACCCGGGCGGTACCCCCTTTCAGCAGCAGGTGTGGCAGATGTTGCGGGGGATCCCGGTTGGAGAAACCCGCACCTACGGTGAGCTGGCCGCTCAACTGGGCCACCCCCATGGGGCACGAGCGGTGGGCATGGCCAATGCCCGTAACCCAATCGCCATTGTCATCCCCTGTCATCGTGTTATCGGCGCAGGGGCGGATCTAAGGGGGTATGCTGGCGGGTTGGAGCGCAAACGCTGGCTCTTGGCCCACGAAGCGAATCAAGCTCCCGTCTGTGTTGAGCTGAGAACAGGAACAGACACGCCTGTCCAGTTGAGTTTGATTGGTTGA
- a CDS encoding DMT family transporter, with amino-acid sequence MQLKDVLRLLLLSAIWGFSFIFMRVIAPVLGPVVTAELRVMLAGIVLSLYLGLIRFPVGWKEHWRQYLMIGSINSALPFLLFSFAAQHIPAAYSIIFNASAPLFGAIFGVIWLEESFNFSKGLGLLLGLAGVALVSRAGLSTEFSQWFGWAMAACLGAAMCYGLAGVYLKRYAQHIKPMGIAAGSQIAAGLVLLPLVPFAPPTGPFTAMIGLNVLGLSLLCSAVAYLFYFQLIADIGPTKALTVTFLVPVFGLLWGSLFLGEAVTVSMLMGCGLVLLGTMLVLRRF; translated from the coding sequence ATGCAATTGAAAGATGTTTTACGTTTGCTCCTCCTGTCGGCCATTTGGGGATTTTCCTTCATTTTTATGCGGGTCATTGCGCCCGTGTTGGGGCCAGTGGTGACCGCGGAGCTGCGGGTGATGTTGGCGGGGATCGTCCTGAGCCTTTATCTTGGGTTGATTCGCTTCCCGGTGGGATGGAAAGAGCATTGGCGGCAATACCTGATGATCGGGTCGATCAATTCTGCCTTGCCGTTTTTGCTGTTTTCTTTTGCAGCACAACACATTCCCGCCGCATATTCGATCATCTTCAATGCCAGCGCACCGCTATTTGGGGCGATTTTTGGGGTGATTTGGCTGGAGGAATCCTTCAATTTCAGCAAAGGTTTGGGGTTACTTTTGGGGTTGGCGGGGGTGGCTTTGGTCAGTCGGGCTGGTCTCAGCACAGAATTTTCCCAGTGGTTTGGGTGGGCGATGGCAGCTTGCTTGGGGGCCGCGATGTGTTATGGGTTGGCCGGGGTTTACTTGAAACGCTATGCCCAACACATTAAACCGATGGGAATTGCAGCCGGCAGCCAAATTGCAGCAGGGCTGGTGCTGTTGCCTTTGGTGCCTTTCGCTCCCCCTACAGGGCCTTTTACAGCCATGATTGGATTGAATGTCTTGGGGTTGTCATTGCTCTGTAGTGCCGTGGCCTATTTGTTTTATTTTCAGTTGATAGCCGATATTGGCCCCACCAAAGCCCTGACCGTTACCTTCTTGGTGCCTGTGTTCGGCTTGCTGTGGGGATCCCTGTTTTTGGGGGAAGCGGTAACAGTTTCGATGCTGATGGGCTGTGGGTTGGTGCTGCTGGGAACGATGCTTGTCCTGCGCAGATTCTAG